A genomic segment from Stegostoma tigrinum isolate sSteTig4 chromosome 1, sSteTig4.hap1, whole genome shotgun sequence encodes:
- the LOC125456636 gene encoding G protein-regulated inducer of neurite outgrowth 1-like yields MGTVPNPQDSQAVQRSAAIMGRKDFEGASCNNSQQIATSPDQQKASSSSVGLHESFVNSVPLILESSQAEDATSRLYANGDQAKCDRGGELDQWMKPDAMKSSQHGAGENTQNSSEFIIGQQTKCVHQPQPDSRPSGTNRQLTTHTGTDHQQTKPADPGHTGTDHQQTKPADPGHTGTDHQQTKPADPGHTGTDHQQSKPADLGHAGTDHQQTKRTDLRHPGASYQEVNLERREKERVGPRTDMEQQDLAIKDRLQTVTMKGENTFDLKTVNQEEQLRLTKEQKAPPKTDPVIPPELQVQRIGAGLTEVNSHNSSREHQQKQPIDTEPNLGGIVQQKQQETKFKDAETMTSQSPGSYFPSIWNRSCRDVEVQAVLQSFQCKSTATSPQSPAPGSMNECQVVQKVHPESSHSKLSQSARVSDSYCESERLKVTCTFTEGSEPSNVVYELGEEEVGDVKTESFLSEVTYRNKTETKQKFSKESDYDPKVTRDKKRELTNARGHLECGQAPSVPVTNESESGTYGPTKFRTEPVCLDKATELHGRSMQSQSPCDKSENSDQPNINNSSNQETGHPTLSHCVVNEPAQCVYDISRKPGIAANVHEKSELKETSIDKSSQSNSAAKSSEKTDQLHDSTTEFGNSKMGPESRRSGQLQKSDPLTTDPDISKPSLCSEIAGNIQMDSSASKSTDTIPQGSEQSQAAGDVIKISEQTHSVNRDKKEPDLDAKKQTSQTKDLPAKSEIADQPEAVCNDSEGSGPLERPYGIIVETVQPEANQSITVLSSRAKVECDTDKKKSQSQSIEGTGKECEQSKNESDISKKSAQVITLYNDGKGFTQSEAGCATAKGSGHLKTDPQVSKQSHIFDTEKPKPTIEVNIEPKQTANESDKEATQSKNVRDVIWDEQGMTWEVYGASLDPESLGFAIQCHLQRQIVEYEKQIKVNNQSKRSASLDATPGSNKANKRRQQNIFRTVLQNMRSPQCCLRPQPSSVID; encoded by the coding sequence ATGGGGACTGTACCAAATCCTCAGGATTCTCAGGCTGTGCAAAGGTCAGCAGCTATAATGGGCAGAAAAGACTTTGAAGGAGCCTCTTGTAACAACAGCCAACAGATAGCAACCTCCCcagatcaacagaaagcatcaaGCTCTTCAGTTGGTCTACACGAAAGCTTCGTTAACTCAGTTCCTTTAATATTGGAATCCAGCCAAGCCGAAGATGCTACATCCAGATTGTACGCCAATGGAGATCAGGCCAAGTGTGATAGAGGTGGAGAACTGGACCAGTGGATGAAGCCAGACGCAATGAAAAGCAGTCAGCATGGCGCAGGAGAAAATACTCAAAACTCCTCAGAGTTTATTATAGGCCAGCAGACAAAATGTGTGCACCAACCTCAGCCAGACTCTAGACCGTCTGGGACCAATAGGCAATTGACCACACACACTGGGACTGACCACCAGCAGACCAAACCGGCTGACCCTGGTCATACTGGGACTGACCACCAGCAGACCAAACCGGCTGACCCTGGTCATACTGGGACTGACCACCAGCAGACCAAACCTGCTGACCCTGGTCATACTGGGACTGACCACCAGCAGTCCAAACCGGCTGACCTTGGTCATGCTGGGACTGACCACCAGCAGACCAAACGCACTGACCTCAGACATCCTGGGGCAAGTTACCAAGAGGTCAATCTTgaaaggagagaaaaagagagggttGGGCCTAGGACTGACATGGAACAACAAGATCTGGCAATAAAGGATAGACTCCAAACAGTCACTATGAAAGGAGAAAATACCTTTGATCTGAAAACTGTAAACCAAGAGGAGCAGTTGAGACTTACAAAGGAACAAAAAGCTCCTCCCAAAACTGACCCTGTCATACCTCCAGAATTGCAGGTGCAAAGGATTGGAGCAGGACTCACTGAGGTGAACAGCCATAACAGTTCTagggaacaccaacaaaagcagCCAATAGACACAGAGCCAAATCTAGGAGGGATTGTTCAACAAAAACAACAGGAGACCAAATTTAAAGATGCGGAGACGATGACGAGTCAGTCTCCAGGCAGCTACTTTCCATCCATTTGGAATAGGTCTTGTCGGGATGTTGAGGTACAGGCTGTCCTGCAAAGTTTTCAGTGCAAGTCCACGGCAACCAGCCCCCAGAGTCCAGCCCCTGGCTCAATGAATGAATGTCAGGTTGTCCAGAAAGTCCACCCAGAAAGCAGTCATTCCAAACTCAGTCAGTCAGCACGAGTTAGTGACAGCTACTGTGAGTCGGAACGACTAAAGGTAACCTGTACCTTTACAGAAGGATCTGAACCCTCAAATGTTGTCTATGAACTGGGTGAGGAGGAAGTGGGGGATGTCAAGACAGAATCTTTCTTATCAGAGGTTACTTatagaaataaaactgaaactaaacagaaattctccaaagaatCTGATTATGATCCAAAAGTTACCCGCGACAAAAAGAGGGAGCTAACAAATGCTAGAGGACATTTAGAATGTGGACAAGCACCATCTGTCCCTGTTACTAATGAATCAGAATCTGGAACATATGGACCCACAAAGTTCAGAACAGAACCTGTATGCTTGGACAAAGCTACGGAGTTACACGGGAGATCCATGCAGTCGCAGAGCCCTTGTGATAAGAGTGAGAACTCAGACCAGCCAAACATTAATAACAGCAGCAACCAAGAAACTGGCCATCCCACCCTTTCACACTGTGTAGTTAATGAACCTGCTCAGTGCGTTTATGATATCAGCAGGAAGCCAGGCATTGCTGCTAATGTTCATGAAAAATCCGAGCTGAAAGAAACCAGCATTGATAAATCTAGCCAGTCAAACAGTGCTGCCAAAAGCAGCGAGAAAACTGACCAACTGCATGACAGTACAACTGAATTTGGTAATTCCAAAATGGGACCTGAAAGTAGGCGATCCGGACAGCTACAGAAATCTGACCCATTGACAACGGATCCTGATATTAGCAAGCCATCCCTCtgctcagaaattgctgggaacaTCCAAATGGATTCTAGTGCGTCAAAAAGCACAGATACTATCCCTCAGGGATCTGAACAATCTCAAGCTGCTGGTGACGTGATTAAAATATCTGAACAAACCCACAGTGTTAACCGTGATAAAAAGGAACCTGATCTTGATGCCAAAAAACAAACTAGCCAAACCAAAGACTTGCCTGCCAAAAGCGAGATAGCTGACCAACCGGAAGCTGTTTGTAATGACAGTGAAGGTTCTGGCCCATTGGAACGTCCTTATGGTATCATTGTGGAAACTGTTCAGCCAGAAGCCAACCAGTCCATCACAGTACTATCTAGTCGTGCAAAAGTTGAATGTGACAccgacaaaaaaaaatctcaatcacAAAGTATTGAAGGCACTGGCAAAGAATGTGAGCAATCCAAAAATGAATCAGACATCAGCAAAAAATCTGCTCAGGTGATAACTTTGTATAATGATGGTAAGGGGTTTACCCAATCAGAAGCTGGCTGTGCCACTGCAAAGGGAAGTGGTCACTTAAAAACAGATCCTCAAGTCAGCAAGCAATCTCATATTTTTGACACCGAAAAGCCGAAACCTACCATTGAGGTGAACATTGAACCGAAGCAAACAGCCAATGAGTCAGATAAAGAGGCAACACAGTCAAAGAATGTCCGGGATGTGATCTGGGATGAGCAGGGTATGACCTGGGAAGTTTATGGTGCCTCCCTTGACCCCGAATCACTGGGATTTGCCATTCAGTGTCACTTACAGAGACAGATCGTAGAATATGAGAAGCAAATCAAAGTAAATAATCAGAGCAAAAGATCAGCTTCTTTGGATGCAACACCTGGGAGTAATAAAGCCAACAAGAGGAGGCAGCAAAATATATTCAGGACAGTTCTACAGAATATGAGATCCCCACAGTGTTGCCTTCGTCCGCAGCCTTCCTCTGTGATTGACTGA